A window of the Deltaproteobacteria bacterium genome harbors these coding sequences:
- a CDS encoding ABC transporter substrate-binding protein: MRLSSRVCVLLCFLFVSTPHFLAAEEIKIASTGAGLSTLPIEIAARKGFFRDEGFDVLTITMRTNIAVNALLTRNVDYATPSTSAIKAATAGLPVKTIAVLLGRPDYFLTVKREVNSIRDLKGKRIAIGSYGAAADLALRTVAKQDGLDPDRDIIRLQMGGAAARYASLLSGSVDATILTLPYNLQAEKVGYKDLLWFGERLELPLAGLAVRDETIQKNPKQVHGVIRAVFRAMAFAGANREETTQILMHWLKLDREVAARSYDLGKRSWSDGGVVSDAAVQSLVDQSMLELKSKDPVPLDKVRNWAFAEQARRDMGNSAGAK; encoded by the coding sequence ATGCGGCTGTCATCGCGTGTCTGCGTGCTACTGTGTTTTCTTTTTGTCTCGACGCCCCATTTCCTCGCCGCCGAAGAAATTAAGATCGCCTCCACCGGTGCCGGCCTTAGTACCCTGCCCATCGAGATCGCCGCGCGCAAAGGATTTTTCCGCGACGAAGGCTTTGACGTATTGACGATTACGATGCGCACTAACATCGCGGTCAACGCGCTGCTCACTCGCAACGTTGACTACGCGACACCGAGCACTTCGGCGATCAAGGCCGCCACCGCCGGCTTGCCGGTCAAAACGATCGCGGTGTTGTTGGGCCGCCCCGATTATTTTCTCACCGTCAAACGAGAAGTAAACTCGATCAGAGATCTCAAAGGCAAACGCATCGCCATCGGCAGCTACGGCGCCGCCGCCGATCTCGCGCTGCGCACGGTCGCCAAACAAGATGGCTTGGACCCCGATCGGGATATTATTCGATTGCAAATGGGCGGCGCCGCAGCGCGCTACGCTTCATTGCTTTCCGGCAGCGTCGACGCGACGATTTTAACTCTGCCTTACAACCTGCAAGCGGAAAAAGTCGGCTACAAAGACTTGCTTTGGTTCGGCGAACGCTTAGAGCTACCGCTCGCCGGTCTCGCCGTCCGCGACGAGACGATTCAGAAAAATCCCAAACAAGTCCATGGCGTAATCAGAGCCGTCTTCCGCGCCATGGCCTTCGCCGGCGCCAACCGCGAGGAGACCACGCAGATACTAATGCACTGGCTAAAGCTCGACCGCGAAGTCGCCGCGCGAAGCTACGATCTCGGCAAGCGCAGTTGGTCCGACGGCGGAGTTGTGTCTGACGCCGCGGTGCAATCCCTAGTGGATCAGTCGATGCTGGAACTGAAAAGCAAAGACCCCGTCCCGCTCGACAAAGTCCGCAACTGGGCTTTTGCGGAACAAGCCAGGCGTGATATGGGAAACTCAGCGGGAGCGAAATAG
- a CDS encoding cupin domain-containing protein yields the protein MEFANINDTMRMAKDEDKRFVPLFGSETFRSWMLYFRPGDHTDMHFHMSPETFLVLQGKASVKGIKGEERVIEKNEIVFFGAKDYYQITNVGTEPLVLVGNRSEAFGGAHVTAKE from the coding sequence ATGGAATTCGCGAATATCAACGACACCATGCGAATGGCGAAAGACGAAGATAAGCGCTTCGTGCCACTCTTCGGTTCAGAAACATTTCGTTCGTGGATGCTTTATTTCCGCCCCGGCGACCACACCGACATGCATTTTCATATGTCGCCGGAAACTTTTCTCGTGCTCCAAGGCAAAGCATCCGTTAAAGGGATCAAAGGTGAAGAGCGCGTGATTGAGAAAAACGAGATCGTTTTTTTCGGCGCCAAGGATTACTACCAGATCACCAACGTCGGCACCGAACCGCTGGTGCTCGTCGGCAACCGCTCCGAGGCGTTCGGCGGCGCTCACGTGACCGCGAAAGAATAA